A genomic stretch from Bradyrhizobium quebecense includes:
- a CDS encoding YXWGXW repeat-containing protein codes for MITRLLSTASCAAIATALFTATAVPAIAQDAACAPVSAVDTAPPPLPTYDQPPVPGPGYMWSPGNWSWDEDRGDYYWVPGTWVQPPRVGLLWTPGYWGAFGGGFIFHQGYWGDRVGFYGGINYGFGYGGSGYEGGRWDHGNFFYNRTVNNLQGARITNVYEKNVTINQTTVNNVSYNGGRGGIEVRPTPAERAVAKEQHFAATPLQRKQVETASQDPSLFKRANNGVPTVAATARPGELKGPGVVRARPAGEAVPANATRPAAAEPARPGPASAPADSHALPVPGKELPAAHPSAEVKKPGAEEKRATPAPETKVEPHPAAPAPAESHALPVPEKGIAAHPPAEVSRPAVEEKRAAPAAEPKVEPRPATEAARPAAPERRPEEVRKEEPRPEPAAKPVARPEQAARPEPRPEPAERPEARPETMARPEAHPQPAPRPEPHVQAAPHVQAPPHAAPAAGHPAEEKRQEQR; via the coding sequence ATGATCACTCGTCTTCTTTCGACCGCGTCGTGCGCTGCGATTGCCACGGCGCTGTTCACTGCGACCGCCGTGCCGGCAATCGCGCAGGATGCGGCATGCGCGCCGGTCTCTGCCGTCGATACCGCGCCGCCGCCGTTGCCGACCTACGATCAGCCGCCGGTGCCGGGCCCCGGTTACATGTGGTCGCCGGGCAATTGGTCGTGGGACGAGGATCGCGGCGATTACTACTGGGTGCCGGGCACCTGGGTGCAGCCGCCACGGGTCGGGCTGCTGTGGACCCCCGGTTACTGGGGCGCGTTCGGCGGCGGCTTCATTTTCCATCAGGGCTATTGGGGTGATCGCGTCGGCTTCTACGGCGGCATCAATTACGGCTTCGGCTACGGCGGTTCAGGCTATGAAGGCGGCCGTTGGGATCACGGCAACTTCTTCTACAATCGTACCGTGAACAATCTTCAGGGCGCGCGGATCACCAACGTCTACGAGAAGAACGTCACGATCAACCAGACCACCGTCAACAACGTCAGCTACAATGGCGGCCGCGGCGGCATCGAGGTGCGACCGACTCCCGCCGAACGTGCGGTCGCCAAGGAGCAGCATTTCGCGGCGACGCCGTTGCAACGCAAGCAGGTCGAGACCGCAAGCCAGGATCCAAGCCTGTTCAAGCGGGCCAACAACGGCGTGCCCACGGTCGCCGCAACGGCGCGGCCCGGCGAGTTGAAGGGACCGGGCGTGGTCCGCGCGCGGCCGGCCGGCGAGGCGGTGCCTGCTAACGCTACACGGCCGGCAGCCGCGGAGCCGGCGCGGCCAGGGCCAGCGTCCGCACCGGCCGACTCCCATGCGCTCCCGGTCCCGGGCAAGGAGCTCCCGGCGGCGCATCCGTCCGCCGAGGTGAAGAAGCCTGGGGCCGAGGAGAAGCGTGCAACTCCTGCTCCCGAGACGAAGGTTGAGCCGCATCCCGCTGCACCGGCGCCTGCCGAATCCCATGCGCTTCCGGTCCCCGAGAAGGGGATTGCGGCGCATCCGCCCGCCGAGGTGAGCAGGCCTGCGGTCGAGGAAAAGCGCGCGGCGCCCGCCGCCGAGCCGAAGGTTGAACCGCGGCCTGCAACGGAAGCGGCGCGTCCTGCCGCACCGGAGAGGCGGCCTGAAGAGGTGCGCAAGGAGGAGCCGCGGCCCGAGCCTGCCGCGAAGCCCGTCGCGCGGCCGGAGCAGGCAGCACGGCCCGAACCACGACCGGAGCCTGCGGAAAGGCCGGAAGCGCGGCCGGAGACCATGGCGCGCCCTGAGGCGCATCCGCAGCCGGCGCCACGGCCGGAGCCGCACGTTCAGGCGGCGCCGCACGTTCAGGCGCCGCCGCATGCTGCGCCTGCCGCAGGTCACCCCGCAGAGGAGAAGCGGCAGGAGCAACGCTAA
- a CDS encoding DnaJ C-terminal domain-containing protein — MRNPYEVLGVAPTASSADIQKAYRKLAKKLHPDLNPGDKAAEEKFKEVAAANDLLSDADKRKRFDAGEIDADGTERPQHRYYRDFATADGGHPYADSSGYADYMDQDDAFAELLRRTEQARANRRGRDLHYSLVIDFAESIAGASKRLTLPDGGTLDVTIPPGLIDGQVIRLRGKGMPGSGKGGPGDALIEVEIRPDPRFTREGDDISLELPISLSEAVRGGRVNVPTPTGAVTMTVPKGSNTGTTLRLRGKGAPKVGGGHGDEFVKLKVVLPKGPDPALEAFVSNWDRKGFNPRDDGAS, encoded by the coding sequence GTGAGAAATCCGTACGAGGTTCTAGGCGTTGCCCCGACGGCGTCCTCGGCCGATATCCAGAAGGCCTATCGAAAGCTGGCGAAGAAGCTGCATCCGGATCTCAATCCGGGTGACAAGGCGGCCGAAGAAAAGTTCAAGGAAGTCGCTGCAGCGAACGATCTGCTCTCAGATGCCGACAAGCGCAAGCGCTTTGATGCCGGCGAGATCGACGCTGATGGCACCGAGCGGCCACAGCATCGCTACTATCGGGATTTCGCCACCGCGGATGGGGGGCATCCCTATGCCGATAGTTCGGGCTATGCCGACTATATGGACCAGGACGACGCGTTCGCCGAGCTGCTGCGGCGCACAGAGCAGGCGCGGGCGAATCGGCGCGGCCGCGACCTGCACTACAGCCTCGTGATCGATTTCGCCGAATCGATCGCCGGCGCGAGCAAGCGCCTGACGCTTCCCGATGGCGGCACGCTCGATGTGACGATCCCGCCGGGACTGATCGACGGCCAGGTCATTCGTCTGCGCGGCAAGGGCATGCCCGGCAGCGGCAAGGGCGGCCCTGGCGACGCGCTGATCGAAGTGGAGATCAGGCCCGATCCGCGTTTTACCCGCGAGGGCGACGACATCTCGCTGGAACTGCCGATCTCGCTGTCAGAGGCTGTCCGCGGCGGAAGGGTCAACGTTCCGACGCCGACCGGCGCGGTCACGATGACGGTTCCGAAAGGCTCGAACACCGGCACGACGCTGCGGTTGCGCGGCAAGGGCGCGCCCAAGGTCGGCGGTGGTCATGGCGATGAGTTCGTCAAGCTCAAGGTGGTCCTGCCCAAGGGGCCCGATCCCGCGCTCGAGGCGTTCGTGTCGAACTGGGATCGCAAGGGATTCAATCCACGCGATGATGGTGCATCATGA